A window of the Natronomonas salina genome harbors these coding sequences:
- a CDS encoding branched-chain amino acid ABC transporter permease, protein MTSAKDTFDRGLDRVLGPIERAFSPVANLFNRYLGPYFGKLNGLQFLLLAVSILALLTAELWAPLVSGTMFRTLALASIWAIFAMSWDIQSGYTGYISFGHSVLSGIAAYTTALLLVNVNPEMPFVVTAVLSVLASLVLGLLIALPTLRLEGPYFSLITFVGVLLFYRLTTAYDALGGIPGFSQPEVFTWDPVMRYYYMLVPMLLVALVLTFLARSNLGMILVAIRENESAVSAAGINPTKFKIWSFVLSSIPMGIGGVLLVGFYGNVDPATFILVDNSIEMIAMAVLGGMGSILGPLGGAFLFEFLNEELLGGQSRSVRYMILWVLVLLVLVFARRGLFRKIWHRLGEVGGDRR, encoded by the coding sequence ATGACTAGTGCCAAGGACACCTTCGATCGCGGGCTCGACCGCGTCCTCGGACCGATCGAGCGTGCGTTCTCGCCGGTCGCGAATCTCTTCAACCGGTATCTCGGGCCGTACTTCGGCAAGCTGAACGGCCTGCAGTTCCTGCTGCTGGCCGTCTCCATCCTCGCGCTGCTGACCGCCGAACTCTGGGCTCCCCTCGTCAGCGGGACCATGTTCCGGACGCTGGCGCTCGCCAGCATCTGGGCCATCTTCGCGATGAGCTGGGACATCCAGAGCGGCTACACGGGGTATATCAGCTTCGGCCACTCCGTGTTGTCGGGCATCGCCGCCTACACGACCGCGCTGCTGCTCGTCAACGTCAACCCCGAGATGCCGTTCGTCGTGACCGCCGTGCTGTCGGTGCTCGCGTCGCTCGTGCTGGGGCTGCTCATCGCGCTGCCGACGCTCCGGCTGGAGGGCCCGTACTTCTCGCTGATCACGTTCGTCGGGGTGCTCCTGTTCTACAGGCTGACGACCGCCTACGACGCGCTCGGCGGGATTCCCGGGTTCAGCCAGCCGGAGGTGTTCACGTGGGACCCGGTCATGCGGTACTACTACATGCTCGTCCCGATGCTGCTCGTCGCGCTGGTGCTGACGTTCCTGGCACGGTCGAACCTCGGGATGATCCTCGTCGCGATCCGGGAGAACGAGTCGGCGGTCTCGGCGGCCGGTATCAACCCGACGAAGTTCAAGATCTGGTCGTTCGTCCTCAGCTCCATCCCGATGGGCATCGGCGGCGTGCTGCTCGTCGGCTTCTACGGGAACGTCGACCCGGCGACGTTCATCCTCGTCGACAACAGCATCGAGATGATCGCGATGGCGGTCCTCGGCGGCATGGGCTCGATCCTCGGGCCCCTGGGCGGGGCGTTCCTCTTCGAGTTCCTCAACGAGGAGCTGCTCGGCGGCCAGTCGCGGTCGGTCCGCTACATGATCCTCTGGGTGCTCGTGCTGCTCGTGCTGGTGTTCGCCCGCCGCGGCCTGTTCCGGAAGATCTGGCACCGCCTCGGCGAGGTCGGAGGTGACCGGCGGTGA
- a CDS encoding branched-chain amino acid ABC transporter permease → MVAGQLPELIVNGAMISAVYALIAIGFTMIFGVGGVLNLAHGALIMSGAYIFAVFSRNDMLGLHSALAFVLTLGVIAVLSLALYEVLVRWVEENPVITFLSTVIVAVIATEAVLTVFGSPTMGMSLVSRNSVNLAEYGISTRIRWVQILGFVVSWIAIGLLWYYITQTDDGRSILAASMSERGAVLTAVNLHAVRAKTWLIAGTLAGIAGIFLGAADGATPQMWLNPLALAFIIVVIGGIGSIKGSVVAAYLIGFLEQFTVTFIGHEFRGILSLILLLLFILYMPQGLYGREYVHD, encoded by the coding sequence ATGGTCGCCGGCCAACTACCCGAGTTGATCGTCAACGGTGCCATGATCAGCGCGGTCTACGCGCTGATAGCCATCGGCTTCACGATGATCTTCGGCGTCGGGGGCGTACTCAACCTGGCCCACGGGGCCCTCATCATGTCCGGGGCGTACATCTTCGCAGTGTTCTCGCGAAACGACATGCTGGGCCTCCATTCGGCGCTCGCGTTCGTCCTAACGCTCGGCGTGATCGCGGTGCTGTCGCTGGCCCTCTACGAGGTGCTCGTCCGGTGGGTCGAGGAGAACCCCGTGATAACCTTCCTATCGACGGTGATCGTCGCGGTCATCGCGACGGAGGCCGTACTCACCGTGTTCGGATCGCCGACGATGGGGATGTCGCTCGTCTCGCGCAACTCGGTGAACCTCGCCGAGTACGGGATCAGCACCCGCATCCGGTGGGTACAGATACTCGGCTTCGTCGTCTCGTGGATCGCAATCGGCTTGCTCTGGTACTACATCACCCAGACGGACGACGGTCGGTCGATCCTCGCGGCGTCGATGAGCGAGCGCGGTGCGGTGCTCACCGCGGTCAACCTGCACGCCGTGCGGGCGAAGACCTGGCTCATCGCCGGCACGCTGGCTGGCATCGCCGGGATCTTCCTGGGCGCGGCCGACGGGGCGACGCCGCAGATGTGGCTGAACCCGCTGGCGCTGGCGTTCATCATCGTCGTCATCGGCGGCATCGGCTCCATCAAGGGGTCGGTCGTGGCCGCCTACCTCATCGGCTTCCTCGAACAGTTCACCGTGACCTTCATCGGCCACGAGTTCAGGGGGATCCTGTCGTTGATCCTGCTGCTGTTGTTCATCCTCTACATGCCACAGGGCCTCTACGGGAGGGAGTACGTCCATGACTAG
- a CDS encoding ABC transporter ATP-binding protein, whose amino-acid sequence MSKLEIDDLRKEFGGLVAVDDLSFDVEEGEILGLIGPNGSGKTTVFNCTMGIYDVTDGHVRFDGEDITDWQTHDIVNRGLSRVSQESNPIDAYPVAGNIKLFTLPNKISSLHGGASDEEIAGYASRVDIQDKLHETPDELAHADVRRLEIAKALATEPEMLLLDEPFAGMNQQEIRTLSEQIEALRDAGMSMVVVDHNMSGLMQLVDRVVVLHNGEKLAQGTPEEIAEDERVQEAYLSSEGDI is encoded by the coding sequence GTGAGCAAGCTCGAGATCGACGACCTCAGGAAGGAGTTCGGCGGCCTCGTCGCCGTCGACGACCTCTCGTTCGACGTCGAGGAGGGCGAGATCCTGGGGCTCATCGGCCCGAACGGCTCCGGGAAGACCACCGTGTTCAACTGCACGATGGGCATCTACGACGTCACGGACGGCCACGTCCGCTTCGACGGCGAGGACATCACCGACTGGCAGACCCACGACATCGTCAACCGCGGTCTCTCGCGGGTCTCCCAGGAGTCCAACCCGATCGACGCCTACCCCGTCGCGGGGAACATCAAGCTGTTCACGCTGCCGAACAAGATCTCGTCGCTGCACGGCGGCGCTTCCGACGAGGAGATCGCCGGCTACGCGTCGCGGGTCGACATCCAGGACAAGCTCCACGAGACGCCCGACGAGCTGGCCCACGCCGACGTGCGCCGCCTCGAGATCGCGAAGGCGCTCGCGACCGAACCGGAGATGCTCCTGCTCGACGAGCCGTTCGCCGGTATGAACCAACAGGAGATCCGGACGCTCTCCGAGCAGATCGAGGCGCTCCGCGACGCCGGGATGTCGATGGTCGTCGTCGACCACAACATGAGCGGGCTGATGCAGCTCGTCGACCGCGTGGTCGTGCTGCACAACGGCGAGAAGCTCGCTCAGGGCACCCCGGAGGAGATCGCCGAAGACGAGCGCGTCCAGGAGGCGTACCTCTCCAGCGAAGGTGATATCTGA
- a CDS encoding ABC transporter ATP-binding protein: protein MSQNPLLEVDSIDVYYGKTQALKDVSLSVNEGEIVGVIGPNGAGKTTMLDSIAGLKDYEGSIRYKDSDVAAVSSRKLIRDGLVYTTEKRDLFPFFSVHENLLMGAQFRDDREGVKEDLEMVYDLFPRLDERREQEAETMSGGEQQMLAVGRALMSDPELLMLDEPTLGLAPVIIDDISEAIRRLHDEGMTILLVEQNSTFALRHAERLALMENGSIELSGTSEEFKESEYVRDAYIGVT, encoded by the coding sequence ATGAGCCAGAACCCACTACTCGAAGTCGACTCCATCGACGTGTACTACGGGAAGACCCAGGCGCTGAAAGACGTCTCGCTGTCGGTGAACGAGGGCGAGATTGTCGGCGTGATCGGTCCCAACGGGGCCGGCAAGACGACGATGCTCGACAGCATCGCCGGGCTGAAGGACTACGAGGGGTCGATCCGCTACAAGGACAGCGACGTCGCGGCGGTCAGCAGCCGGAAGCTCATCCGTGACGGCCTCGTCTACACGACGGAGAAGCGGGACCTCTTCCCGTTCTTCTCCGTCCACGAGAACCTCCTGATGGGCGCGCAGTTCCGCGACGACCGCGAGGGCGTCAAGGAGGACCTCGAGATGGTCTACGACCTGTTCCCGCGGCTCGACGAGCGGCGCGAACAGGAGGCCGAGACGATGTCCGGCGGCGAGCAGCAGATGCTCGCCGTCGGGCGGGCGCTGATGAGCGACCCCGAGTTGCTCATGCTCGACGAACCGACGCTCGGGCTGGCGCCGGTCATCATCGACGACATCAGCGAGGCCATCCGCCGGCTCCACGACGAGGGGATGACCATCCTGCTCGTCGAGCAGAACTCGACGTTCGCGCTGCGGCACGCCGAACGGCTCGCCCTCATGGAGAACGGCTCCATCGAGCTATCCGGCACGTCCGAGGAGTTCAAGGAGAGCGAGTACGTCCGCGACGCCTACATCGGCGTCACGTGA
- a CDS encoding DNA-directed RNA polymerase subunit L, with product MDLRVIENLETELSIEVQGEDHTFMNVLKGALLEVDGVAAATYDMNPEQSGGQTEPVVTVKTDGSIDPLDALQEAAGGIKEKTGGFRDAFEQAA from the coding sequence ATGGACCTGCGCGTCATCGAGAACCTGGAGACGGAGCTTTCCATCGAGGTACAGGGCGAGGACCACACCTTCATGAACGTCCTGAAGGGCGCCCTGCTGGAGGTCGACGGCGTCGCCGCCGCGACCTACGACATGAACCCCGAGCAGTCCGGCGGCCAGACCGAGCCCGTCGTCACGGTGAAGACGGACGGCAGCATCGACCCCCTGGACGCCCTCCAGGAGGCCGCCGGCGGCATCAAGGAGAAGACCGGCGGGTTCCGCGACGCCTTCGAGCAGGCAGCGTAA
- a CDS encoding SDR family NAD(P)-dependent oxidoreductase, with protein sequence MELDLTGRTAVVTGGTRGIGRAISLGFADAGADVVPLSRTESDVEAVAEAVRERGVESRIETLDVADREAVASTFDRIADDLGVDVVVNNAGINPEDALGTPEAVSDEGYDQVLDVNLGGAFACARAAESSLKESGGTLLNVASVGGLVGLPRQHPYVASKHGLVGLTKSLALDWAPDVRVNCLAPGYVATELTTDLRENEELRRSIEERTPLDRFADPDEVAGPAVFLASDLASYATGATLAVDGGWTAR encoded by the coding sequence ATGGAACTCGATCTCACGGGCAGGACGGCCGTCGTGACAGGTGGCACCCGCGGCATCGGCCGCGCAATTTCGCTCGGGTTCGCCGACGCGGGCGCGGACGTCGTCCCGCTGTCGCGGACCGAATCGGACGTCGAGGCCGTCGCCGAGGCGGTGCGCGAGCGCGGCGTCGAGAGCCGCATCGAGACGCTCGACGTCGCCGACCGCGAGGCGGTCGCCTCGACGTTCGACCGGATCGCCGACGACCTCGGCGTGGACGTCGTCGTCAACAACGCCGGCATCAACCCCGAGGACGCGCTGGGGACGCCGGAGGCGGTGAGCGACGAGGGGTACGACCAGGTGCTGGACGTCAACCTCGGCGGGGCCTTCGCCTGCGCGCGCGCCGCCGAGTCCTCGCTGAAGGAGTCCGGCGGCACGCTGCTGAACGTCGCCAGCGTGGGCGGGCTCGTCGGGCTGCCGCGCCAGCACCCCTACGTCGCCTCGAAGCACGGCCTCGTCGGCCTGACCAAGAGCCTCGCACTAGATTGGGCGCCGGACGTGCGCGTGAACTGCCTGGCTCCGGGGTACGTCGCGACCGAGCTGACGACCGACCTCCGGGAGAACGAGGAACTGCGGCGCTCCATCGAGGAGCGGACGCCGCTGGACCGGTTCGCCGACCCCGACGAGGTCGCCGGACCGGCGGTGTTCCTGGCCAGCGACCTCGCCTCCTACGCGACCGGGGCGACCCTGGCAGTCGACGGCGGCTGGACCGCTCGCTGA
- a CDS encoding enoyl-CoA hydratase/isomerase family protein, with the protein MSDAVELDVEDGVATITLNRPDNRNALSSEMSGAIVDAVDEVETDDDARCLVVTGKEGTFCAGGDVSSMVELMSGQAELHEAVERIQHETSRAIQRIAEFHLPTVAKVDGVAYGAGANLAIAADVTLASAEARISFGFRQVGLAIDTGTSYLLPRQVGVSKAKELVFTGELLDAEEAEDLGLFNHVYAEDFEDQADEFVEQIATGPTVALRTSKKLIEQGFDTSLKDAQDNEAAAQAAVFATHDHEEGANAFMEGREPDFQGR; encoded by the coding sequence ATGAGTGACGCAGTCGAACTCGACGTCGAGGACGGGGTCGCGACCATCACACTGAACCGACCGGACAACCGCAACGCCCTGTCCTCGGAGATGTCCGGGGCAATCGTCGACGCCGTCGACGAGGTGGAGACCGACGACGACGCCCGCTGTCTCGTCGTGACGGGCAAGGAGGGGACGTTCTGCGCCGGCGGCGACGTCAGCTCGATGGTGGAGCTGATGAGCGGGCAGGCCGAGCTCCACGAGGCCGTCGAACGCATCCAGCACGAGACGAGCCGCGCCATCCAGCGCATCGCGGAGTTCCACCTGCCGACGGTCGCGAAGGTCGACGGCGTCGCCTACGGCGCGGGCGCGAACCTCGCCATCGCCGCCGACGTCACGCTCGCCTCCGCCGAGGCGCGCATCAGCTTCGGCTTCCGGCAGGTCGGCCTCGCCATCGACACGGGCACCTCCTACCTCCTGCCGCGGCAGGTCGGCGTCAGCAAGGCCAAGGAACTCGTCTTCACCGGCGAGCTGCTCGACGCCGAGGAGGCCGAGGACCTCGGCCTGTTCAACCACGTCTACGCGGAGGACTTCGAGGACCAGGCCGACGAGTTCGTCGAGCAGATCGCCACGGGCCCGACGGTCGCGCTCCGCACCTCGAAGAAGCTCATCGAACAGGGCTTCGACACCTCGCTGAAGGACGCCCAGGACAACGAGGCCGCCGCGCAGGCCGCGGTCTTCGCCACGCACGACCACGAGGAGGGCGCCAACGCCTTCATGGAGGGCCGCGAGCCGGACTTCCAGGGCCGCTGA
- a CDS encoding rhodanese-like domain-containing protein, translated as MRRRTFLASSALAISATAGCLGGDGGSEGGDPSADGYAPESVESPDPMEVDTDSFERLEVEGERVPLAPVEVTYNWYARREARFADARGQGQYDESRIVGAAWSPPEPYSRNDDPVADWPKSDRIVCYCGCPHHLSSLRASELISAGYENVFVIDEGFHEWSDRGHPVTGSEGDEQASARVIRGRSDAAHAGQTVFATHLPTDQWEAAFVGDDGSFELTLHFSDVTDDSEIRIEAPDYTVVDTLATLTADVVTG; from the coding sequence ATGCGCCGTCGCACGTTCCTCGCGTCGTCTGCACTCGCAATCTCCGCTACCGCCGGCTGCCTCGGCGGCGACGGCGGCTCGGAGGGCGGGGACCCCTCCGCCGACGGGTACGCCCCGGAATCGGTCGAGTCCCCCGACCCGATGGAGGTCGACACCGACTCCTTCGAGCGCCTCGAGGTCGAGGGCGAGCGGGTGCCGCTGGCGCCCGTCGAGGTGACCTACAACTGGTACGCTCGCCGGGAGGCCCGGTTCGCCGACGCCCGGGGCCAGGGCCAGTACGACGAGTCGCGTATCGTCGGCGCGGCCTGGAGCCCGCCGGAGCCGTACTCGCGGAACGACGACCCGGTGGCGGACTGGCCGAAGTCCGACCGGATCGTCTGCTACTGCGGCTGTCCCCACCACCTCTCGTCGCTCAGAGCGTCGGAGCTCATCTCGGCCGGCTACGAGAACGTCTTCGTCATCGACGAGGGGTTCCACGAGTGGTCCGACCGCGGGCACCCGGTCACCGGCTCGGAGGGCGACGAGCAGGCCTCGGCGCGGGTCATCCGGGGGCGGAGCGACGCCGCCCACGCCGGCCAGACGGTGTTCGCGACGCACCTGCCGACGGACCAGTGGGAGGCCGCCTTCGTCGGCGACGACGGCAGCTTCGAACTCACGCTGCACTTCAGCGACGTCACCGACGACAGCGAGATCCGGATCGAGGCGCCCGACTACACGGTCGTCGACACCCTCGCGACACTCACCGCCGACGTCGTCACGGGATAG
- a CDS encoding acyl-CoA dehydrogenase family protein, giving the protein MTFQLTGEHEAIREAVRKFGEEEITPVAQEHDENKEYPEDLRREAAELDFVAPGIPVEYDGAGMDKLSATIVTEELWRADPGIGSAVGSAGFGTDMIIEYGDEWMKEEWLPKVANGESASCSMISEPAHGSNVAGIETVAEQDGDEYVINGNKMWITNGTVADVGVAMTKTDPEAEPPHRGITAFLVPMDTDGVKTEKINNKLGIRASDLAEVVLDDVRVPEENIIGEKNKGFYQLMDFFASGRTSVAAQAVGAAQGALDAAVEYANQREQFGQKISEFQAIEHKIAEMATNVEAARSLTYRAATAVQNDRDDTAVRLASMAKLFASEHAVDVADEAIQVHGGAGYVTDHPVERYYRDARITKIYEGTSEIQKNIISDRVL; this is encoded by the coding sequence ATGACGTTCCAGTTGACGGGTGAGCACGAGGCGATCCGGGAGGCTGTCCGCAAGTTCGGCGAGGAAGAGATCACGCCGGTGGCCCAGGAGCACGACGAGAACAAGGAGTACCCCGAGGACCTGCGGCGGGAGGCGGCCGAACTCGACTTCGTCGCCCCCGGCATCCCGGTGGAGTACGACGGCGCCGGGATGGACAAGCTCTCGGCGACCATCGTCACCGAGGAGCTGTGGCGCGCCGACCCCGGCATCGGGTCGGCCGTCGGCAGCGCCGGCTTCGGGACGGACATGATCATCGAGTACGGCGACGAGTGGATGAAGGAGGAGTGGCTGCCGAAGGTCGCCAACGGCGAGTCGGCCTCCTGTTCGATGATCTCCGAGCCGGCCCACGGCTCGAACGTCGCCGGCATCGAGACGGTCGCCGAGCAGGACGGCGACGAGTACGTCATCAACGGCAACAAGATGTGGATCACCAACGGGACGGTCGCCGACGTCGGCGTCGCGATGACGAAGACCGACCCCGAGGCCGAGCCGCCACACCGCGGCATCACCGCGTTCCTCGTCCCGATGGACACCGACGGCGTCAAGACCGAGAAGATCAACAACAAGCTCGGCATCCGCGCCTCCGACCTCGCCGAGGTCGTCCTCGACGACGTCCGCGTCCCCGAGGAGAACATCATCGGCGAGAAGAACAAGGGCTTCTACCAGCTGATGGACTTCTTCGCCTCCGGCCGGACGAGCGTCGCCGCCCAGGCCGTCGGCGCGGCCCAGGGCGCCCTCGACGCCGCCGTCGAGTACGCCAACCAGCGCGAGCAGTTCGGCCAGAAGATCTCCGAGTTCCAGGCCATCGAGCACAAGATCGCCGAGATGGCGACGAACGTCGAGGCCGCCCGCTCGCTGACCTACCGCGCGGCGACGGCCGTCCAGAACGACCGCGACGACACGGCCGTCCGCCTGGCCTCGATGGCGAAGCTGTTCGCCTCCGAGCACGCCGTCGACGTCGCCGACGAGGCCATCCAGGTCCACGGCGGCGCCGGCTACGTCACCGACCACCCCGTCGAGCGCTACTACCGCGACGCACGCATCACGAAGATCTACGAGGGCACCAGCGAGATCCAGAAGAACATCATCTCCGACCGCGTGCTATGA
- a CDS encoding winged helix-turn-helix domain-containing protein: protein MASSEPPDWEFKERDVLVLRELSRDPQLSSRDLARILDEKYGIDVSHVTVSESIRGMREEGVFREAIIPNEEYFFFALFEFKFNPENFDEGWRPAMEFIRDSPNTLFYFLSDGEYQWKAVMMFATRQAQSQWIHDFYKHHGEVVDNLRNSIVHNVLKFRTDPEILESLHESEQ from the coding sequence ATGGCATCGAGCGAACCACCGGACTGGGAGTTCAAGGAGCGCGACGTGTTGGTTCTCCGAGAACTCTCGCGCGACCCGCAACTCTCCTCGCGGGACCTGGCGCGGATCCTCGACGAGAAGTACGGCATCGACGTCTCCCACGTCACCGTCTCCGAGTCGATCCGCGGCATGCGGGAGGAGGGCGTCTTCAGGGAGGCCATCATCCCCAACGAGGAGTACTTCTTCTTCGCGCTCTTCGAGTTCAAGTTCAACCCCGAGAACTTCGACGAGGGCTGGCGGCCGGCCATGGAGTTCATCCGGGACTCGCCGAACACGCTGTTCTACTTCCTCTCGGACGGGGAGTACCAGTGGAAGGCGGTGATGATGTTCGCGACGCGGCAGGCCCAGTCGCAGTGGATCCACGACTTCTACAAGCACCACGGCGAGGTCGTCGACAACCTCCGGAACTCCATCGTCCACAACGTCCTGAAGTTCCGCACCGACCCGGAGATCCTCGAGAGCCTCCACGAGAGCGAGCAGTAG
- a CDS encoding alpha/beta fold hydrolase has product MNHEEWTDVQTETEVTVDGHHLTVAFRDEGPEDPEDTLLFVHGVPTWSYLWRDVAPAFEDDYRVVVPDMLGYGNSASHDGFDRSIRAQEAMLEQLLDDLGEESVTVVAHDIGGGAALRLAAHSPDRVHRFVASNIVCYDSWPVEFVSNLGLPDTTDLDDDAFEEKLDFAFAEGAHGEADPEFVEGMKAPWLREGGKTAISRAAVATNTNHTTEIPYEDIDVDLLCLWAKDDVMQPIEYGERLADELGGEVVELGDAFHWVVEDRSDAYREELGRFLTETDTTGERE; this is encoded by the coding sequence ATGAACCACGAGGAGTGGACCGACGTCCAGACGGAGACGGAGGTCACCGTCGACGGCCACCACCTGACGGTCGCCTTCAGAGACGAAGGGCCGGAAGACCCCGAGGACACGCTGCTGTTCGTCCACGGCGTCCCGACGTGGTCGTACCTCTGGCGCGACGTCGCGCCGGCGTTCGAGGACGACTACCGCGTCGTCGTCCCCGACATGCTGGGGTACGGCAACTCCGCGAGCCACGACGGCTTCGACCGGTCGATCCGCGCCCAGGAGGCGATGCTCGAGCAGTTGCTCGACGACCTCGGCGAGGAGTCGGTCACCGTCGTCGCCCACGACATCGGCGGCGGCGCGGCGCTGCGGCTCGCGGCCCACTCCCCCGACCGGGTCCACCGCTTCGTCGCCTCGAACATCGTCTGCTACGACTCCTGGCCCGTCGAGTTCGTCTCGAACCTCGGGCTCCCCGACACGACCGACCTCGACGACGACGCCTTCGAGGAGAAGCTCGACTTCGCGTTCGCCGAGGGCGCCCACGGCGAGGCCGACCCCGAGTTCGTCGAGGGGATGAAGGCGCCGTGGCTCCGCGAGGGCGGCAAGACAGCCATCTCGCGGGCGGCCGTCGCGACGAACACCAACCACACGACGGAGATCCCCTACGAGGACATCGACGTCGACCTGCTGTGCCTGTGGGCGAAAGACGACGTGATGCAGCCGATCGAATACGGCGAGCGGCTCGCCGACGAACTGGGCGGCGAGGTCGTCGAACTCGGCGACGCCTTCCACTGGGTCGTCGAGGACCGGTCGGACGCCTACCGCGAGGAACTCGGTCGCTTCCTCACCGAAACTGACACTACGGGGGAGCGTGAGTAG
- a CDS encoding ABC transporter substrate-binding protein, with amino-acid sequence MVNNGRTPRESASNARISGVGRRSFLKATGAGATGVALAGCLGGNGGDEGSSEGLKVGHIGPMTSPLGVGSLRSANMAANVVNEGDGVNGGEVEIVEGDTEASASQAQAVVEELIQQENVDMLVGVFASEVALSLVDLTADNDVPLLVTGSASPQVTRDHAGENYDKYKNIFRPGPINSDLQAEAMAGYAGYLKDLHDWDQVAFLRDNAAWTTSFEELIPGLLSERDIEIVYESALSIDSPDVGSVMDEISGTDADYILRFFAHIDGSSMLGTWHDGQYDFGIEGIHVTGMFPGYFEASQGAALYETTAQTGAAGVTDITEKTVPFVESYREQFGDAENPPNQAPMYMGFTTYDAINIVSEVANENEESPRGSIDNFVDSMLDVSHTGVAGTIEFYGEDSDYPHDLKETRNDQGDIVNYPVTQWQGDGSLECVYPEQYRTADHVMPEWMR; translated from the coding sequence ATGGTTAACAATGGCAGAACCCCTCGGGAGTCGGCATCGAACGCGAGAATCAGCGGCGTCGGTCGGCGGTCGTTCCTGAAGGCGACGGGAGCCGGGGCGACGGGCGTGGCACTGGCGGGCTGTCTCGGCGGCAACGGCGGCGACGAGGGAAGCAGCGAGGGCCTGAAGGTCGGCCACATCGGACCGATGACGAGCCCCCTCGGCGTCGGGTCGCTCCGAAGCGCCAACATGGCGGCCAACGTCGTAAACGAGGGTGACGGCGTCAACGGCGGCGAGGTCGAAATCGTCGAGGGCGACACGGAGGCGTCGGCCTCCCAGGCCCAGGCCGTCGTCGAGGAGCTCATCCAGCAGGAGAACGTCGACATGCTCGTGGGCGTCTTCGCCTCCGAGGTTGCCCTGTCACTCGTCGACCTGACGGCGGACAACGACGTCCCCCTCCTCGTGACGGGGTCGGCCTCACCGCAGGTCACGCGGGACCACGCCGGAGAGAACTACGACAAGTACAAGAACATCTTCCGTCCGGGCCCCATCAACTCGGACCTGCAGGCCGAGGCGATGGCCGGCTACGCGGGCTACCTCAAGGACCTCCACGACTGGGATCAAGTCGCGTTCCTGCGCGACAATGCCGCCTGGACGACGTCCTTCGAAGAGCTGATTCCGGGGCTCCTCTCCGAGCGCGACATCGAGATCGTCTACGAATCCGCCCTCTCCATCGACAGCCCCGACGTCGGCTCCGTGATGGACGAGATCTCGGGGACGGACGCGGACTACATCCTCCGCTTCTTCGCGCACATCGACGGGAGTTCGATGCTCGGCACGTGGCACGACGGCCAGTACGACTTCGGCATCGAGGGTATCCACGTCACCGGGATGTTCCCCGGCTACTTCGAAGCCTCGCAGGGCGCCGCGCTGTACGAGACGACGGCCCAGACCGGTGCCGCTGGCGTCACCGACATCACCGAGAAGACGGTCCCGTTCGTCGAGTCCTACCGCGAGCAGTTCGGCGACGCGGAGAACCCGCCGAACCAGGCGCCGATGTACATGGGCTTTACGACCTACGACGCCATCAACATCGTCAGCGAGGTCGCCAACGAGAACGAGGAGTCCCCGAGGGGGAGTATCGACAACTTCGTCGACTCGATGCTCGACGTGAGCCACACCGGCGTGGCGGGCACCATCGAGTTCTACGGCGAGGACTCCGACTACCCCCACGACCTCAAGGAGACCCGCAACGACCAGGGGGATATCGTGAACTACCCTGTCACGCAGTGGCAGGGAGATGGCAGCCTCGAGTGCGTCTACCCCGAGCAGTACCGCACGGCCGACCACGTCATGCCGGAATGGATGCGCTAA